The following proteins come from a genomic window of Maniola jurtina chromosome 15, ilManJurt1.1, whole genome shotgun sequence:
- the LOC123872786 gene encoding DNA-directed RNA polymerase I subunit RPA1 produces MDVSSRFSSALTGLTSVDPDSVQFLMFSEQDMRKLSVTKITNTISFDSMGNPTKGGLYDPLLGPLRDRNDFCATCSNALLHCPGHFGHIELPLMCVNPLFIKNIYSLFRISCLKCFKVQMDDRMKTILKLQLELLDAGHVTAALDLEMFVGDVKGDHKSETSPEKPNKFIRKCQKLFKKRDCLNDRFQNKNTDRLRTKIISQYFKTINTSKNCLYCRSKLIKVTISDNKIMYNMAAETGVPGKGIKILMPDDIKHYCEKIEQNDEDILTHCIPVLRFANCKPVTGIFFMHMIPVLPSNVRPCNVLQGELVEHTQTKVYKFILAATYSARAVLQVLSAPDQQKAIDGLDQRPRQAYEGVMGKSPSEKLHTIWQDLQKQINQVLSCEGQGIDSQGLKQILEKKTGVIRMYMMGKRVNFAARSVITPDPNVDIDEIGIPDVFATKLTYPTPVTEWNVDELRKMVINGPNKHPGAERLEVNNGRIIRIPPDSLQKRKSLAKKLLTPDEFKNSGLKIVHRHLVNGDVLILNRQPSLHKPSMMAHRARILKGEKTIRLHYANCKSYNADFDGDEMNAHFPQNEIARSEAYNIMSVTKQYLVPKDGTPLSGLIQDHVISGVRMSLRGTFFSKADYHQLVFQALSKHKGEIKLLPPTILKPITLWSGKQVLSTIIMNTTPKGKPYLSLDGKAKINAKAWQKEPPRAWEGGGEVFSNPDTMTEAEVIIRKGELLCGVLDKTHYGATPYGLVHCMYELYGGDSSSALLSSFSKVFTFYLQWLGFTLGVKDILVVEEANKKREEIISLVRQAGRVAAIKATEVPVDIDDNKLKDTIGEMLIKDQKFRANLDRQYKNMLDSYTNDINTTCLSKGLLEKFPSNNLQLMVQSGAKGSTVNTMQISCLLGQIELEGKRPPIMISGRSLPSFPPYDVSPRAGGFIDGRFMTGIQPQEFFFHCMAGREGLIDTAVKTSRSGYLQRCLIKHLEGLSVGYDHTVRDADSSVIQFAYGEDGLDVLKCQFLKQKQFRFLDVNSNALIAKSVLKKLKEDVDPKEITKAQKSLKKWKKKNGSPFAKVRTSGFSQFSTLAKKDIVLDDMPTDQTRDPMYWELEKLWRSLDEEERQQYVKKRCPDPIPCKNSPEFKFGTINEQLDGFVQDYLKNRQESTYSEFTEKEKFVEVMNAKYLASLAEPGEPVGLLAAQSIGEPSTQMTLNTFHFAGRGDMNVTLGIPRLREILMTASAKLKTPNMDIPFHPNIPDLTRKAEKLRQKMNRVTVADVLEKIDVQCQIVTEPNRQLKTTMRFAFLPHSQYKTQYAVKPPQVIKHMQNKFFSEMFAVIRKQAKATSGILWASEKDNKKRRAMSDDEEDEEVTPEAREPAADADSSDEEAPNDDDDNTDVKIRKKHSEEQEYEDPESGEEEKSDDEAEQEEQAEKENDDVVEVTENEVSEKANKTMNEVVENLNNATNYTFDTKNSRWCELTVLFPVSFLRVDLTQALRDAAARSVIYEIKNIRRAITNKEKNQLYLKTEGINIVQMSKYNHLLDLNRLYSNDVHAIANTYGIEAANKIITKEIQNVFNVYGIVVDPRHLSLIADYMTYNGVFEPMSRKGMEASTSPLQQMSFESSLIFLKEAVLNAKKDFIRSASSCLMLGQPCRSGTGAFSLQHYSKAIN; encoded by the exons ATGGACGTAAGCTCAAGATTCTCGTCGGCCCTGACCGGGCTGACGTCTGTGGACCCCGACTCTGTGCAGTTTCTCATGTTTAGCGAGCAAGACATGCGAAAACTTAGCGTAACGAAAATCACCAACACTATTTCCTTCGATTCGATGGGCAACCCTACAAAGGGAGGCCTGTATGATCCTTTGTTGGGACCTTTAAGAGATCGTAATGATTTTTGTGCAACCTGCTCTAATGCCCTTTTACACTGCCCTGGACATTTCGGACACATAGAATTGCCGCTTATGTGTGTAAATCCATTATTTATCAAGAATATTTACAGTTTATTCAGAATATCATGCTTGAAATGCTTCAAAGTGCAAATGGATGATAGAATGAAGACTATATTAAAATTGCAACTTGAACTACTTGATGCAGGCCATGTGACTGCAGCGCTAGACTTGGAAATGTTTGTAGGTGACGTCAAAGGCGACCACAAAAGTGAAACCTCACCAGAAAAGCCAAATAAGTTTATCAGGAAATGTCAAAAACTCTTTAAAAAAAGAGATTGTCTCAATGATaggttccaaaataaaaatacagataGGCTACGGACCAAAATCATAAGTCAGTATTTTAAGACAATCAATACATCAAAGAATTGTTTGTATTGTAGAAGTAAGCTTATCAAAGTAACAATATCTGATAACAAGATCATGTACAACATGGCTGCGGAAACTGGAGTGCCAGGAAAGGGTATTAAAATCTTAATGCCTGATGATATTAAACATTATTGTGAAAAAATTGAGCAAAACGATGAAGATATTCTCACTCATTGCATCCCTGTGCTGAGGTTTGCAAATTGCAAGCCAGTTACAGGTATATTCTTCATGCATATGATTCCAGTACTACCCTCTAATGTGAGACCCTGTAATGTTTTACAAGGAGAACTAGTTGAACATACACAAACAAAAGTGTATAAATTTATACTGGCCGCTACATATAGTGCCCGAGCCGTATTGCAAGTTCTAAGTGCACCTGACCAACAAAAAGCTATCGATGGTCTGGACCAACGCCCGAGGCAAGCTTATGAGGGTGTTATGGGAAAATCTCCATCAGAAAAGTTGCATACAATATGGCAAGATCTACAGAAACAAATAAATCAAGTACTCAGCTGTGAAGGACAAGGAATTGACAGTCAAGGATTGAAACAAATCCTGGAAAAGAAAACTGGAGTGATAAGGATGTATATGATGGGCAAAAGAGTGAACTTTGCAGCTCGATCAGTTATCACACCCGATCCCAATGTTGACATTGATGAGATAGGTATACCTGATGTGTTTGCTACAAAACTAACTTACCCCACACCTGTGACAGAGTGGAATGTAGATGAATTAAGGAAAATGGTGATAAATGGACCCAACAAGCATCCCGGAGCTGAGAGATTGGAAGTCAATAACGGAAGAATAATCAGAATTCCCCCTGATTccttacaaaaaagaaaatcatTGGCCAAAAAACTCCTTACACCTGATGAGTTTAAAAATTCGGGCTTGAAGATTGTTCATCGCCACTTGGTCAACGGTGATGTACTGATACTAAACAGACAGCCTTCCCTCCATAAACCTAGTATGATGGCTCATAGAGCAAGAATACTTAAAGGAGAAAAAACTATTAGATTGCATTATGCCAATTGTAAATCTTATAACGCTGATTTTGATGGTGATGAAATGAATGCTCATTTCCCCCAAAATGAAATTGCTAGAAGTGAAGCCTATAACATCATGTCAGTAACCAAGCAATATCTTGTGCCTAAAGATGGTACACCACTTAGTGGATTGATTCAAGATCATGTAATTTCTGGTGTCAGAATGTCGTTAAGGGGTACCTTCTTTTCAAAAGCTGATTACCATCAGTTAGTTTTTCAAGCATTATCAAAACACAAGGGTGAAATCAAATTGCTTCCTCCTACCATTTTAAAACCAATCACACTTTGGTCTGGGAAGCAAGTTTTGTCTACTATAATAATGAACACCACACCCAAAGGAAAGCCATACCTTTCCTTAGATGGCAAGGCGAAAATTAATGCAAAAGCGTGGCAGAAAGAACCGCCAAGAGCATGGGAAGGCGGAGGTGAAGTATTTTCGAATCCTGACACTATGACTGAAGCAGAAGTCATTATAAGAAAGGGTGAACTTTTATGTGGAGTGCTGGATAAAACTCACTATGGGGCAACACCATATGGTTTGGTTCACTGTATGTATGAGTTATATGGTGGAGACAGTTCTTCTGCTCTTTTGAGCTCATTTTCGAAAGTTTTCACTTTCTATTTACAATGGCTCGGATTCACTCTCGGCGTCAAGGATATTTTGGTTGTCGAAGAAGCTAATAAAAAACGTGAAGAAATTATTTCCTTAGTTCGCCAAGCTGGCCGAGTAGCTGCAATCAAAGCTACCGAAGTACCCGTGGACATCGACGACAATAAGCTGAAAGACACTATAGGAGAAATGTTGATCAAAGATCAGAAATTCCGTGCAAACTTAGACAGACAGTACAAAAATATGCTTGATTCTTACACTAATGATATCAACACCACTTGTCTTTCCAAAGGTCTATTGGAAAAGTTTCCATCAAACAATTTACAACTCATGGTGCAATCGGGAGCCAAAGGTTCAACAGTCAACACCATGCAAATCTCGTGTTTGTTAGGCCAGATTGAATTGGAAGGCAAAAGACCACCTATAATGATATCAGGACGGTCTCTGCCTAGTTTTCCCCCTTACGATGTCTCTCCGAGAGCGGGTGGTTTTATTGACGGTCGCTTTATGACGGGAATTCAACCTCAAGAATTTTTCTTCCACTGCATGGCTGGTAGAGAAGGTCTTATCGATACTGCTGTCAAAACAAGTCGTTCAGGTTATCTACAAAGATGTTTGATCAAACACTTGGAAGGTTTAAGTGTAGGTTATGATCACACAGTTAGAGACGCTGACAGCAGTGTTATTCAATTTGCATATGGGGAAGATGGCTTAGATGTACTGAAGTGTCAATTTCTTAAGCAAAAACAGTTCCGTTTTCTGGACGTTAATTCGAATGCCCTTATAGCAAAATCTGTTCTAAAGAAACTCAAAGAGGATGTAGACCcaaaagaaataacaaaagCACAAAAATCGTTAAAGAAATGGAAAAAGAAGAATGGAAGCCCATTCGCAAAAGTACGAACTAGTGGTTTCTCTCAATTTTCTACTTTAGCTAAAAAAGATATTGTTTTGGACGATATGCCGACAGATCAAACTCGAGATCCAATGTATTGGGAGTTAGAAAAATTGTGGCGCTCGTTAGATGAAGAAGAAAGGCAGCAATACGTTAAGAAGCGGTGTCCTGATCCAATCCCGTGCAAAAACTCGCCTGAGTTTAAGTTTGGGACTATCAACGAGCAATTGGATGGCTTCGTACAGGATTACTTGAAAAATCGCCAAGAAAGCACTTACAGCGAATTTACGGAGAAGGAGAAGTTTGTCGAAGTAATGAACGCGAAGTATTTAGCTTCCTTAGCGGAACCGGGTGAGCCAGTCGGGTTGTTAGCCGCTCAGTCGATAGGCGAGCCGTCCACTCAGATGACACTGAACACTTTCCATTTTGCTGGAAGAGGTGACATGAACGTCACTTTAGGTATACCTCGTTTACGAGAAATTTTAATGACGGCATCAGCAAAGTTAAAGACGCCAAATATGGATATACCTTTCCACCCAAACATCCCAGATTTGACCAGAAAAGCGGAAAAGTTGAGGCAGAAAATGAATAGAGTGACTGTGGCCGATGTTTTGGAAAAAATCGATGTTCAATGCCAAATTGTGACAGAGCCGAACAGGCAGTTGAAGACGACCATGCGTTTCGCATTTCTACCGCACTCCCAATACAAAACTCAGTACGCAGTGAAGCCCCCTCAAGTTATAAAGCACATGCAGAATAAATTCTTCAGCGAAATGTTTGCAGTTATTCGTAAGCAGGCTAAAGCTACTTCCGGTATTCTGTGGGCGTCGGAAAAAGATAATAAGAAGCGTCGTGCGATGTCTGATGATGAAGAGGATGAGGAAGTAACTCCCGAAGCGCGGGAGCCGGCCGCTGATGCTGACAGTTCTGATGAGGAAGCCcctaatgatgacgatgataataCTGAT GTGAAAATACGTAAAAAACATTCTGAGGAACAAGAGTACGAGGACCCTGAGTCTGGGGAAGAGGAAAAGTCGGACGACGAAGCAGAACAAGAGGAACAGGCTGAGAAAGAAAACGATGACGTCGTCGAAGTCACCGAAAATGAAGTCAGCGAAAAAGCCAACAAGACAATGAACGAAGTCGTCGAAAACTTAAACAATGCCACAAACTATACATTCGACACTAAAAACAGCAGATGGTGTGAACTAACCGTGCTTTTCCCCGTCTCATTTCTGAGGGTAGACCTCACACAAGCCCTACGCGATGCAGCTGCTAGATCAGTCATTTATGAGATCAAGAATATCAGACGAGCAATCACGAATAAGGAAAAAAACCAGCTGTATTTGAAGACGGAAGGAATCAATATTGTACAGATGTCCAAGTACAATCATTTGCTGGATTTGAATAGGCTGTACAGTAACGACGTTCATGCGATCGCTAACACGTATGGCATAGAAGCAgccaataaaattattacaaaggAAATACAGAATGTGTTTAACGTCTACGGGATTGTAGTGGATCCCAGACATTTGTCGTTGATCGCAGATTATATGACTTATAACGGAGTGTTTGAACCGATGAGTCGGAAAGGTATGGAAGCGTCCACATCTCCGTTGCAACAAATGTCCTTTGAATCTTCACTAATATTCTTGAAGGAAGCCGTACTTAATGCTAAGAAGGATTTTATAAGATCGGCGTCCAGTTGTCTGATGTTGGGCCAGCCTTGCAGAAGTGGAACGGGTGCATTCAGTTTACAACATTATAGCAAAGCAATCAATTAA
- the LOC123872806 gene encoding SUZ domain-containing protein 1, giving the protein MAAQDEVDVCESWEDMDEIGLDQKIKLMSSVPPVSALKGCKVTNVIVEESACIGSQCVMPEPAIRILKRPSSLASGQLNGESRARPVKTLEQRQKEYEEARLRILGEARSPEDVIDDNLSRLQDKLQANNLNENQSTAKTKTCNENNTKGKERKVLSRLPPGATPAGVFPSPPPPGVLVIRTPRGPDGTKGFVRR; this is encoded by the exons ATGGCGGCACAAGATGAAGTTGACGTATGTGAAAGCTGGGAGGATATGGACGAAATTGGC TTGGACCAAAAGATCAAGCTGATGTCCAGTGTGCCGCCAGTGTCGGCTCTAAAAGGTTGCAAGGTTACGAACGTAATTGTAGAAGAGAGCGCGTGTATTGGGTCCCAGTGCGTGATGCCTGAGCCAGCTATTCGTATACTGAAGCGTCCTAGCTCTTTGGCTAGTGGGCAGCTAAACGGGGAAAGCCGAGCGCGGCCGGTCAAAACCCTGGAACAAAGACAGAAGGAATACGAAGAAGCGAGATTACGAATACTTGGCGAAGCCAGGAGCCCAGAAGACGTTATTGATGACAA CCTCAGTAGGTTACAAGACAAACTCCAAGCAAACAACCTCAACGAAAACCAGAGTACGGCTAAAACGAAAACttgtaatgaaaacaatacCAAAGGCAAAGAAAGAAAGGTTCTATCCAGGCTACCACCCGGGGCTACGCCTGCTGGTGTCTTCCCCTCACCTCCACCTCCTGGAGTCCTCGTGATACGTACACCAAGAGGACCAGATGGCACCAAAGGCTTTGTGCGGAGGTAG